In a single window of the Zonotrichia leucophrys gambelii isolate GWCS_2022_RI chromosome 2, RI_Zleu_2.0, whole genome shotgun sequence genome:
- the ELP2 gene encoding elongator complex protein 2 isoform X1, translating to MAAPVSLCHIACCANQAGGGVVAWGRGGLLAFGSCHDVILYDPAARRAVAALRGHAGRVNCVRWVRRRDRAAETELISGGSDKQLILWEWKDTVTWNNQAVKSIPLKGHTEAVFAVDAVCQSDEPDLNVLIASAASDSTVRIWSRHGSEAKCIEILQFGNGFVMDVCLSFLPGSDVPILACGGDDCKISLFIQQNGQFQKTLILPGHEDWIRGVEWAVCGEDLFLASCAQDCLIRIWKVCTKLKQLPETEDDSIKLKENIFTVKDADTSYAVSLESVLAGHENWVYAVHWQPSFCKDGSMQQPMRILSASMDKTVIIWEPDKESGVWLEQVRVGEVGGNTLGFFDCQFSPDGSMIIAHAFHGALHLWKQDTVNKKEWTPEVVISGHFNSVEDVKWDPEGEFVISVSFDQTTRLFAPWKRKEETEVTWHEIARPQVHGYDLRCLAMIGRFEFVSGADEKVLRVFRAPKNFIENFSNITRIPMEKLCSHQSSDLPEGATVPALGLSNKAVFEGDMAIQPDEDEESFNTISNQYPEIYFQPLILTEPPPEDHLLQNTLWPEIQKLYGHGYEIFCVACNNSNTLIASACKASKKEHAAIILWSTTSWKKLQTLSFHNLTVTQLAFSPDDSFLLAVSRDRNWSLWRKQDSSESGPVFTCCAYTDKNTAVHSRIIWSCDWTPDSKYFITGSRDKKVIIWGQCDLPVITEGNELDAIKPCSTVLDAGDSVTAVGISHVLTPDGRYIVAVGLENGKIILYTWKQSGKEPALADWTTGVEIDNSQSHALAVKRLCWRHHAGRAGHNDESSSKWLQLASCGADHCVKIFNVNRFAL from the exons atggcggcgcccgtGTCGCTCTGTCACATCGCCTGCTGCGCTAACCAGGCGGGCGGCGGCGTCGTGGCCTGGGGCCGGGGCGGCCTCCTCGCCTTCGGCAGCTGCCACGACGTCATCCTCTACGACCCGGCG GCGAGGCGGGCGGTCGCCGCCCTCCGCGGCCACGCCGGCAGGGTGAACTGCGTGCGCTGGGTCCGCCGGCGGGACCGCG CTGCTGAAACAGAGTTAATTTCTGGTGGATCTGATAAACAACTTATTCTTTGGGAATGGAAAGACACAGTAACATGGAATAATCAG GCTGTGAAAAGCATTCCTCTCAAAGGGCACACAGAAGCTGTTTTTGCTGTGGATGCTGTCTGCCAGTCAGATGAACCTGATTTAAATGTGCTAATAGCTTCTGCAGCCTCTGACTCTACTGTGAGAATCTGGTCTCGGCATGGTTCAGAAG CTAAATGCATTGAAATTCTGCAGTTTGGAAATGGATTTGTTATGGATGTCTGCTTATCCTTCTTGCCTGGCAGCGATG tACCAATACTGGCTTGTGGTGGTGATGACTGCAAAATAAGTTTGTTCATACAGCAGAATGGTCAG TTTCAGAAAACGTTGATACTCCCTGGCCATGAAGATTGGATAAGAGGCGTTGAGTGGGCAGTCTGTG GTGAAGACCTTTTCTTAGCAAGCTGTGCTCAGGACTGTTTGATAAGAATTTGGAAAGTATGTACAAAGTTAAAGCAACTTCCAGAAACTGAAGATGATTCCataaaactgaaagagaatatttttactGTTAAAG ATGCTGACACATCATATGCAGTTTCTTTGGAGTCTGTGTTGGCTGGTCATGAAAACTGGGTGTATGCAGTTCACTGGCAACCTTCATTTTGCAAAG ATGGCAGCATGCAACAACCAATGAGGATATTATCTGCATCAATGGACAAAACTGTGATCATCTGGGAACCTGATAAAGAATCTGGAGTCTGGCTAGAACAG GTACGGGTAGGTGAAGTGGGTGGCAATACTCTTGGATTTTTTGACTGCCAGTTTAGTCCAGATGGTTCAATGATCATCGCTCATGCTTTCCATGGAGCACTACACCTTTGGAAACAGGATACAGTTAATAAG AAAGAATGGACTCCAGAAGTTGTGATTTCGGGACATTTTAACAGTGTAGAAGATGTGAAGTGGGATCCAGAAGGAGAGTTTGTCATCAGTGTGAGCTTTGATCAAACTACAAGGCTCTTTGCTccatggaaaaggaaggaagaaacagAG GTGACGTGGCATGAAATTGCCAGGCCTCAAGTGCACGGGTACGACCTGCGCTGCCTGGCGATGATCGGCCGCTTTGAGTTCGTGTCAGGAGCGGATGAAAAAGTGCTTCGGGTTTTCCGTGCTCCCAAGAACTTTATAGAAAACTTCAGTAACATCACTAGGATCCCAATGGAGAAGCTCTGCTCCCAT cAGTCATCTGATCTTCCAGAAGGTGCAACTGTGCCAGCTTTGGGATTATCCAATAAAGCTGTTTTTGAAG GAGATATGGCTATTCAACCAGATGAGGATGAAGAATCATTTAATACCATTTCAAATCAGTATCCAGAGATTTATTTTCAACCCTTGATCCTTACAG AACCTCCACCAGAGGATCACTTGCTGCAGAATACCTTATGGCCTGAAATTCAGAAGtt ATACGGACATGGATATGAAATTTTTTGTGTTGCTTGCAATAATTCAAACACTCTAATTGCCTCAGCGTGTAAG GCTTCCAAAAAAGAACATGCAGCAATTATTTTGTGGAGCACTACTTCTTGGAAGAAACTGCAGACTTTGTCTTTTCACAATCTGACTGTTACTCAGCTGGCATTTTCTCCTGATGACAGCTTTTTACTGGCTGTTTCTAGAGACAGGAATTGGTCACTGTGGAGGAAACAGGATTCCTCAGAGTCAG GACCAGTCTTCACTTGCTGTGCATACACAGATAAAAATACAGCTGTTCACAGTCGAATCATTTGGTCCTGTGATTGGACACCAGACAGCAAGTATTTTATTACTGGCAGTCGGGACAAAAAG GTCATTATCTGGGGGCAGTGTGATTTGCCAGTGATTACTGAAGGGAATGAGCTGGATGCAATCAAGCCTTGCTCAACAGTGCTGGATGCTGGGGATTCTGTGACTGCTGTTGGTATCAGCCATGTGCTTACTCCTGATGGAAG ATACATTGTTGCAGTAGGCCTAGAAAATGGGAAGATTATCTTGTACACATGGAAGCAAAGTGGGAAGGAACCAGCACTGGCTGACTGGACCACAGGTGTTGAGATAGATAACAG
- the ELP2 gene encoding elongator complex protein 2 isoform X2 produces MAAPVSLCHIACCANQAGGGVVAWGRGGLLAFGSCHDVILYDPAARRAVAALRGHAGRVNCVRWVRRRDRAAETELISGGSDKQLILWEWKDTVTWNNQAVKSIPLKGHTEAVFAVDAVCQSDEPDLNVLIASAASDSTVRIWSRHGSEAKCIEILQFGNGFVMDVCLSFLPGSDVPILACGGDDCKISLFIQQNGQFQKTLILPGHEDWIRGVEWAVCGEDLFLASCAQDCLIRIWKVCTKLKQLPETEDDSIKLKENIFTVKDADTSYAVSLESVLAGHENWVYAVHWQPSFCKDGSMQQPMRILSASMDKTVIIWEPDKESGVWLEQVRVGEVGGNTLGFFDCQFSPDGSMIIAHAFHGALHLWKQDTVNKKEWTPEVVISGHFNSVEDVKWDPEGEFVISVSFDQTTRLFAPWKRKEETEVTWHEIARPQVHGYDLRCLAMIGRFEFVSGADEKVLRVFRAPKNFIENFSNITRIPMEKLCSHSSDLPEGATVPALGLSNKAVFEGDMAIQPDEDEESFNTISNQYPEIYFQPLILTEPPPEDHLLQNTLWPEIQKLYGHGYEIFCVACNNSNTLIASACKASKKEHAAIILWSTTSWKKLQTLSFHNLTVTQLAFSPDDSFLLAVSRDRNWSLWRKQDSSESGPVFTCCAYTDKNTAVHSRIIWSCDWTPDSKYFITGSRDKKVIIWGQCDLPVITEGNELDAIKPCSTVLDAGDSVTAVGISHVLTPDGRYIVAVGLENGKIILYTWKQSGKEPALADWTTGVEIDNSQSHALAVKRLCWRHHAGRAGHNDESSSKWLQLASCGADHCVKIFNVNRFAL; encoded by the exons atggcggcgcccgtGTCGCTCTGTCACATCGCCTGCTGCGCTAACCAGGCGGGCGGCGGCGTCGTGGCCTGGGGCCGGGGCGGCCTCCTCGCCTTCGGCAGCTGCCACGACGTCATCCTCTACGACCCGGCG GCGAGGCGGGCGGTCGCCGCCCTCCGCGGCCACGCCGGCAGGGTGAACTGCGTGCGCTGGGTCCGCCGGCGGGACCGCG CTGCTGAAACAGAGTTAATTTCTGGTGGATCTGATAAACAACTTATTCTTTGGGAATGGAAAGACACAGTAACATGGAATAATCAG GCTGTGAAAAGCATTCCTCTCAAAGGGCACACAGAAGCTGTTTTTGCTGTGGATGCTGTCTGCCAGTCAGATGAACCTGATTTAAATGTGCTAATAGCTTCTGCAGCCTCTGACTCTACTGTGAGAATCTGGTCTCGGCATGGTTCAGAAG CTAAATGCATTGAAATTCTGCAGTTTGGAAATGGATTTGTTATGGATGTCTGCTTATCCTTCTTGCCTGGCAGCGATG tACCAATACTGGCTTGTGGTGGTGATGACTGCAAAATAAGTTTGTTCATACAGCAGAATGGTCAG TTTCAGAAAACGTTGATACTCCCTGGCCATGAAGATTGGATAAGAGGCGTTGAGTGGGCAGTCTGTG GTGAAGACCTTTTCTTAGCAAGCTGTGCTCAGGACTGTTTGATAAGAATTTGGAAAGTATGTACAAAGTTAAAGCAACTTCCAGAAACTGAAGATGATTCCataaaactgaaagagaatatttttactGTTAAAG ATGCTGACACATCATATGCAGTTTCTTTGGAGTCTGTGTTGGCTGGTCATGAAAACTGGGTGTATGCAGTTCACTGGCAACCTTCATTTTGCAAAG ATGGCAGCATGCAACAACCAATGAGGATATTATCTGCATCAATGGACAAAACTGTGATCATCTGGGAACCTGATAAAGAATCTGGAGTCTGGCTAGAACAG GTACGGGTAGGTGAAGTGGGTGGCAATACTCTTGGATTTTTTGACTGCCAGTTTAGTCCAGATGGTTCAATGATCATCGCTCATGCTTTCCATGGAGCACTACACCTTTGGAAACAGGATACAGTTAATAAG AAAGAATGGACTCCAGAAGTTGTGATTTCGGGACATTTTAACAGTGTAGAAGATGTGAAGTGGGATCCAGAAGGAGAGTTTGTCATCAGTGTGAGCTTTGATCAAACTACAAGGCTCTTTGCTccatggaaaaggaaggaagaaacagAG GTGACGTGGCATGAAATTGCCAGGCCTCAAGTGCACGGGTACGACCTGCGCTGCCTGGCGATGATCGGCCGCTTTGAGTTCGTGTCAGGAGCGGATGAAAAAGTGCTTCGGGTTTTCCGTGCTCCCAAGAACTTTATAGAAAACTTCAGTAACATCACTAGGATCCCAATGGAGAAGCTCTGCTCCCAT TCATCTGATCTTCCAGAAGGTGCAACTGTGCCAGCTTTGGGATTATCCAATAAAGCTGTTTTTGAAG GAGATATGGCTATTCAACCAGATGAGGATGAAGAATCATTTAATACCATTTCAAATCAGTATCCAGAGATTTATTTTCAACCCTTGATCCTTACAG AACCTCCACCAGAGGATCACTTGCTGCAGAATACCTTATGGCCTGAAATTCAGAAGtt ATACGGACATGGATATGAAATTTTTTGTGTTGCTTGCAATAATTCAAACACTCTAATTGCCTCAGCGTGTAAG GCTTCCAAAAAAGAACATGCAGCAATTATTTTGTGGAGCACTACTTCTTGGAAGAAACTGCAGACTTTGTCTTTTCACAATCTGACTGTTACTCAGCTGGCATTTTCTCCTGATGACAGCTTTTTACTGGCTGTTTCTAGAGACAGGAATTGGTCACTGTGGAGGAAACAGGATTCCTCAGAGTCAG GACCAGTCTTCACTTGCTGTGCATACACAGATAAAAATACAGCTGTTCACAGTCGAATCATTTGGTCCTGTGATTGGACACCAGACAGCAAGTATTTTATTACTGGCAGTCGGGACAAAAAG GTCATTATCTGGGGGCAGTGTGATTTGCCAGTGATTACTGAAGGGAATGAGCTGGATGCAATCAAGCCTTGCTCAACAGTGCTGGATGCTGGGGATTCTGTGACTGCTGTTGGTATCAGCCATGTGCTTACTCCTGATGGAAG ATACATTGTTGCAGTAGGCCTAGAAAATGGGAAGATTATCTTGTACACATGGAAGCAAAGTGGGAAGGAACCAGCACTGGCTGACTGGACCACAGGTGTTGAGATAGATAACAG